In the Candidatus Cloacimonadota bacterium genome, one interval contains:
- a CDS encoding HD domain-containing protein: MNNEKYLYNIFQETIKYGELNFSKFATLSSQAIRKKPEHKKRYRSPFAVDKDRILYSGAYRRYQGKTQVVYFSNLFDEEMSNRSLHTTYVSQVARTIGKVLRLNLDLIEAIALGHDLGHTPFGHDGEEVLSECCVQHGIGKFHHNIQSLQIIDYIANGGTGMNLTFQVRDGIISHDGEVHEEHLKPDTQKTEEDIQNYIRQKKENNSTMVPATLEGCVVRISDTIAYIGQDIEDAIRLGFLERKELPPIAEKLLGSTNNEIVSALVTSVVRNSYGKNYVCFDKETSDALYELKKFNYSRIYNHPVMKREKNTIRRGVRILFDKYMSDLKKKNVDSKFFLHFLNRKSACYKDKFNDAEKVRDFIATMTDRYLNQELEDFILPGRAQ; this comes from the coding sequence ATGAATAACGAAAAGTATTTGTATAATATTTTTCAGGAAACTATCAAATATGGGGAACTGAATTTTTCCAAATTTGCTACACTTTCCAGTCAGGCGATCCGAAAAAAGCCTGAACATAAAAAGCGGTATAGAAGCCCTTTTGCTGTGGATAAAGATAGGATTCTCTATTCAGGTGCTTATCGGCGTTATCAGGGCAAAACTCAGGTTGTTTATTTCTCTAATCTTTTTGATGAAGAGATGTCCAATCGCAGTCTTCACACGACTTACGTATCTCAAGTAGCCCGAACAATCGGAAAAGTTCTCAGATTAAATCTCGACCTTATTGAAGCAATTGCTTTGGGGCACGATCTCGGGCATACGCCTTTTGGTCATGATGGCGAAGAAGTGCTTAGTGAATGTTGCGTCCAGCACGGGATTGGAAAATTTCATCACAATATCCAATCGCTGCAAATTATTGATTATATTGCAAATGGGGGAACCGGTATGAATCTGACATTTCAGGTTCGTGATGGAATAATTTCTCATGACGGTGAAGTCCACGAAGAACATTTGAAACCGGATACGCAAAAAACCGAAGAGGATATTCAAAATTATATTCGCCAAAAAAAAGAAAATAATTCCACCATGGTTCCCGCCACCCTCGAAGGCTGTGTAGTACGGATTTCCGACACAATTGCTTATATTGGTCAGGATATCGAAGATGCGATTCGGCTCGGATTCTTGGAACGAAAGGAACTTCCCCCAATAGCCGAAAAATTACTCGGCTCCACGAACAATGAAATAGTAAGCGCCCTCGTAACGAGTGTAGTCCGAAACAGTTATGGTAAAAATTATGTTTGTTTTGACAAAGAAACTTCCGATGCACTCTACGAATTGAAAAAATTTAATTATTCCCGAATCTACAACCATCCTGTCATGAAAAGAGAAAAAAATACGATTCGGCGAGGAGTGCGGATTCTTTTTGATAAATATATGAGCGATCTGAAAAAGAAAAATGTTGATTCCAAATTTTTTCTCCATTTTTTAAATCGAAAATCTGCTTGCTATAAAGACAAATTTAATGATGCGGAAAAGGTGAGAGATTTCATCGCAACTATGACAGACCGCTATCTGAACCAAGAGTTAGAGGATTTTATCTTACCGGGCAGAGCACAGTAA
- a CDS encoding cold shock domain-containing protein: MKGTVKWFNRNKGFGFIIGDDKQEYFVHWRSIAMEGFKTLVEEERVEFESSEGDKGPQANDVKRVDREKFPF, encoded by the coding sequence ATGAAAGGTACAGTAAAATGGTTCAATCGGAATAAAGGCTTCGGCTTTATTATTGGTGATGATAAGCAAGAATATTTTGTTCATTGGCGATCAATCGCAATGGAAGGATTCAAGACACTTGTTGAAGAAGAAAGAGTTGAATTCGAATCGAGTGAGGGGGATAAAGGTCCACAAGCAAATGATGTGAAAAGAGTTGATCGAGAAAAATTCCCTTTTTAG
- a CDS encoding DUF523 domain-containing protein yields MKQKVLISACLLGINCRYDQKSKKIQKIVALSDEFDFIPVCPEQLGGLPTPRPSSFFIAGNGSETIKGAKNMINDAGNDVSEAFVNGAEQTLKICKMLNIKTAILKENSPSCGKNWVYLYEKLAQGSGVTASLLMKNGIRIKSENEI; encoded by the coding sequence GTGAAACAGAAAGTCTTAATCAGTGCGTGCCTGCTTGGAATTAATTGCAGATACGATCAAAAGAGTAAAAAAATCCAAAAAATTGTTGCCCTATCAGACGAATTTGATTTTATTCCTGTTTGTCCTGAGCAACTTGGTGGTTTGCCAACTCCTCGCCCATCTTCATTTTTTATCGCAGGAAATGGTTCTGAAACCATAAAAGGTGCAAAAAACATGATAAATGATGCGGGGAATGATGTGTCTGAAGCTTTTGTAAATGGAGCGGAACAAACTCTAAAAATTTGCAAAATGCTGAATATCAAGACTGCAATACTGAAAGAAAACAGCCCCTCGTGTGGCAAAAATTGGGTTTATTTATATGAAAAATTGGCACAAGGTAGCGGAGTTACGGCAAGTTTACTCATGAAAAACGGCATTAGAATTAAATCTGAAAACGAAATATAG